A DNA window from Anas acuta chromosome 4, bAnaAcu1.1, whole genome shotgun sequence contains the following coding sequences:
- the SGCB gene encoding beta-sarcoglycan, producing the protein MAAAASEQQSSNGPVKKSMREKAVERRNVNKEHNSNFKAGYIPIDEDRLHKTGLRGRKGNLAICVIVLLFILAVINLIITLVIWAVIRIGPNGCDSMEFHESGLLRFKQVSDMGVIHPLYKSTVGGRRNEDLVITGNNQPIVFQQGTTKLSVEKDKTSITSDIGMEFVDPRTQNTLFSTDYETHEFHLPNGVKILNVQKASTERITSNATSDLNIKVDGRAIVRGNEGVFITGKTIEFRMGGNMELKAENSIILNGTVMVSPSRLPSSSYGEQFNNGNWLRFKLCMCADGTLFKVQVTGHNMGCQTSVNPCGATH; encoded by the exons ATGGCGGCGGCCGCCTCGGAGCAG CAAAGTTCCAATGGGCCAGTGAAGAAATCTATGCGTGAGAAGGCTGTAGAGCGAAGGAATGTTAACAAGGAGCACAACAGTAACTTTAAAGCTGGATACATTCCAATTGATGAAGACCGTCTCCATAAGACAGGCTTACGTGGCAGGAAAGGCAACTTGGCCATTTGTGTGAttgttcttctttttattttggctgTCATCAATTTGATT attACACTTGTTATCTGGGCTGTGATTCGAATTGGCCCCAATGGCTGTGACAGTATGGAGTTCCATGAGAGTGGCTTACTGCGGTTTAAGCAAGTTTCTGACATGGGTGTTATACATCCCTTATATAAAAGCACTGTAGGAGGCAGACGTAATGAAGATTTGGTGATCACTGGAAATAATCAGCCT ATTGTATTTCAGCAAGGAACAACCAAGCTTAGTgtggaaaaagacaaaacttcCATTACCAGTGATATTGGCATGGAATTTGTTGACCCCCGGACACAAAACACCCTGTTCAGCACAGACTATGAAACTCATGAGTTTCATCTGCCAAATGGAGTTAAAATCTTGAACGTGCAAAAGGCCTCTACGGAGAGG ATTACCAGCAATGCAACCAGTGATCTAAACATAAAGGTTGATGGACGTGCTATTGTCCGTGGAAATGAAGGTGTtttcatcacaggcaaaaccaTTGAGTTTCGAATGGGGGGTAACATGGAACTTAAAGCA GAAAACAGCATTATCCTGAATGGAACTGTGATGGTCAGCCCATCGAGACTGCCAAGTTCTTCTTATGGGGAACAGTTTAACAATGGCAACTGGCTGCGCTTCAAGCTGTGCATGTGTGCAGATGGAACGCTGTTCAAGGTTCAAGTGACAGGTCATAACATGGGTTGTCAGACCTCTGTCAATCCATGTGGAGCCACgcactaa